A window of Daphnia pulicaria isolate SC F1-1A chromosome 4, SC_F0-13Bv2, whole genome shotgun sequence genomic DNA:
AAATGCGGAAGTTCGTCGTCTTCCGCATCATCTCAACTTGGCGGAACTAAAtgcttaaaaaagtaaaataaaataaataaaaatttgcatgGGAAACGCCATATGACTCAAATAACCTCTGCTCTCGGTATCCAGGAGTTTTAAAGGTTCCAAGAAATcagagaaaattttgaaaaagcttAGCAAATGCAACAAACTTGGACGTCGAGTGGAGATGATAGGCAACGTCGTCGAGTACAAACCGACGGATGAAAGTAATTTGAATCTCCTGAAAGGGTTTACCGTCAATTTCATCCGGCAAGGTAATAATAACTCGCTATAGCGTATATCAATTAAAATGCACAGTTTAAAACTTTCTTCTGATAGGCTACAACACACTGGTGGGCCAATTGCATCAACAGATGCTGAAACAACAGGGCGACGCCCACCTCCAGCTGCTGGATAAGTCGCACTTTCTCTGgctcatttcttatttccttcCCATCGCCTCCCGGTTGGAATTGAGCgtggaacatttaaaaaacgtcTTAACTATTGATGTCCTGTGTTATCTGACGTGGGAAGCTGTTTGTCAGACGGAAGAACTAGAAATTTATGCGTTTCAACATTCAACATTCGATTTGAAACCGTGCGTGAGGCGCTTGCATTTGTGCGTGAAAGCAATTcgtgaatatttgaaaacacTGGAGAGATTTTCTCGTCCTTCGACGTCTAGAAATGCAAATGCACCgggaaattatttgattaCTCGACTGAGCGGTTACGTGCCAGCGATTCGGGACCTCCGTCAACTCTTTTTGCTCCAACTCCGCCAATTCAATCCTGTCGTTCAAAGTCGTCGCTATCTACTCGACGTCATCGCAACCAATCACATCTTATTGCTGGCGCTCGAACGGTCCACTGGGCAATCGTCACGCGGGAGTTTTGATATTGGCCAACACTTGACTCAATTCTGTTCGGAAATGATAGTCGATCGATACGGCACGGCCCTCGAGGATTTCAAGACCAACGGCTCATTCGTCAACGATTGCATCTTGACTCTTTTGCATCACGTCGCGGGCGATTTGGGCCGGGCCGACCTTTTGTGCCGGCCCGTCATTCTTCGTCCATTCACCAAAATTTGGGCAGTGGAATTCAACGTAAGTTTATTACAATCAACAGCTATATTATTcggaattattcaaattgtcTGATTTATTTGCAGTTGCGTGACGACTGGaatgatttgattgaattgatcATTAACAAATCAATGCGGTATTTTTCACATTATCGATACACGGAGACATTGCCTAGCAACCCAAATAATCCgcaaaagataaaagattCCGCTTCCCATTCGATGGATATCCTCCCACTAAAATATTCTGATGAGAAAACAATAGAAGAATCGACTGAAACAAATCAATGGTCGTACGAAGTACCTGACACCAACATTAAATCACTTTTGATTCAACTCAAGGATTCTGGTgcgtttcaatcaattttttaaaattgttactCAAATAAttagattgtttttcttacaggATTTCAGAAACAACTGGACTGGATCCAGTCTTCATTATTATCAGCCTGTGCTGTTCGATTGGGGATCTACTCCGGCCAAGAATTCCGCCACCCCATATATACCCTgagttttcaaatgaatttgtcCTGCCCTTTGGTTCCCTGGACGGAGGTGGAAGCATCCGCCCTGCGTTCAGAACTCTTCCTCAATCTCCTATTTCGTATTGGCCTCATTCCTCCATCCCCTCAGGCTGTCCTGTACCCTCGTATCCCGCGTGAATGGTCCCCGAACACTTTGTACAGTGTCGCCCTCCTTTTCGGACCCATCGACCAGAAGAGGATCGATTTTGATTTAACTCGAGTCAAGAAAATCGAGTTAGACCACCCCTATTCATCTGTCAATGTCCAAAATGTCCAAAGATCATCTTCTCACCCTTTCATAATTCACGATGGCGTATCTCACCGTAAAGATTCGTTCCTGGAATCCAAGTTTCCTTCAGCAGAGATCGACATTTCTAGGCAAAATAGCATCGACTGTGTCTTCGACCAGCATAGTCCACGACCATTGGACAggtaaatcaatttccaaaTATCACGAATTTCAGCAGCCTATTTACATAATTTTCCGTCGACAGTATCAGCACCACCAGTTCACTGGAAGTCCACAAAATGGACTCTAGCGACAACGAAGAAATGGAGGTCCTTCTGTTTGTGACAGATTAGGCAGATTGGACGGTAGTGACGTCACGAGATAATTCAATTCCGTCTAAACGGACAGCGGTACATGTTTAAActattcaaattaaatgtGGAACAATTAGTTGATTCACCTCTCTGTAAATATTCTCCAACAATAATTTGGTAAGACATTTTCCCTATTATTTATTGGTCAACAATTAATTGTGTAATTGCAATATcgtataattaaattaattattcacaAATTCTCAATTAATTGCGTCTCTAAGTAATTAACTTATATCTCCCTAAATAATTGCTCGGTcttgattgaaataattactGTCGTCCTCATTCCAGAAAAAATGACGTAATCATTACGTAAATATTTTGGTTTACGTGACCAGCATCACGTTCACATCAGTCCTTGGCCCAAGGACCCCAAGGTCAAGCTCTCCAAAGACGTTGGTCACATCATCCCAACGGGTTTCCCTTATATACAGTTAGAACCTTCCCATGAAAACTAAAATATTCAATCTTCTAGTTGACCTCGTGCTCTTCAGTCCACCCCTGCAAAGTTCTACccagtgttttttttaaattttcccagTCAATAGTGTGCAGAGTGTTAGTCCCTATTCTTACGTAATAATTCTCAATGAAGAAAGAA
This region includes:
- the LOC124336897 gene encoding protein timeless-like, whose product is MERRMTLSGHVPSLSLIPLGTCHSGKYYIDGECLVHLEEINIKLENEDPITRPLRCALAFLDILNKDLIPILINSQDQPSILNSTIKLLAELTTPLECLGMVGVATGSNQSSTATQQVVIYKLTQLLCNAKESFLNGGGAMLAVLHHVCHTLEKEPFLSEYNISVNHSLLLIRNILHAPERPTQMADKRQDQQDQLVRILLAQGLDRILISLLACSQREQWMVTVVQLISLLYKDQPVEIILQLLDENCTHLEPEFYFDEQNQFDKTRRSSQQSTSSGFHSEDSNAPKMTSPKVTDSVMRKSNRRKSFSGSQSSKCGSSSSSASSQLGGTKCLKKSFKGSKKSEKILKKLSKCNKLGRRVEMIGNVVEYKPTDESNLNLLKGFTVNFIRQGYNTLVGQLHQQMLKQQGDAHLQLLDKSHFLWLISYFLPIASRLELSVEHLKNVLTIDVLCYLTWEAVCQTEELEIYAFQHSTFDLKPCVRRLHLCVKAIREYLKTLERFSRPSTSRNANAPGNYLITRLSGYVPAIRDLRQLFLLQLRQFNPVVQSRRYLLDVIATNHILLLALERSTGQSSRGSFDIGQHLTQFCSEMIVDRYGTALEDFKTNGSFVNDCILTLLHHVAGDLGRADLLCRPVILRPFTKIWAVEFNLRDDWNDLIELIINKSMRYFSHYRYTETLPSNPNNPQKIKDSASHSMDILPLKYSDEKTIEESTETNQWSYEVPDTNIKSLLIQLKDSGFQKQLDWIQSSLLSACAVRLGIYSGQEFRHPIYTLSFQMNLSCPLVPWTEVEASALRSELFLNLLFRIGLIPPSPQAVLYPRIPREWSPNTLYSVALLFGPIDQKRIDFDLTRVKKIELDHPYSSVNVQNVQRSSSHPFIIHDGVSHRKDSFLESKFPSAEIDISRQNSIDCVFDQHSPRPLDSISTTSSLEVHKMDSSDNEEMEVLLFVTD